The Lactobacillus sp. CBA3605 genome contains a region encoding:
- the mnmG gene encoding tRNA uridine-5-carboxymethylaminomethyl(34) synthesis enzyme MnmG: protein MTEVKEYTGRDYDVIVVGAGHAGAEAALAAARMGNRTLLMTINLDMVAFMPCNPSVGGPAKGIVVREIDALGGEMGHNIDKTYVQMRMLNTGKGPAVRALRAQADKHAYHSEMKHTIEQEPNLTLRQGIVDGLIVEDGVCEGVITNTGARYRAKSVVLTTGTAARGKIIIGELMYSSGPNNSQPAMKLSEDLERLGFDLERFKTGTPPRVDGTTIDYSVTEEQPGDKDPHHFSFETKDEDYIDLKHQLSCWLTYTNETTHRIIRENLDRAPMFTGVIEGVGPRYCPSIEDKIVRFADKKRHQLFLEPEGRNTDEWYVQGLSTSMPEEVQQRILHSIKGLETAEMMRPGYAIEYDVVAPYQLKATLETKRVKNLYTAGQTNGTSGYEEAAGQGLIAGINAGLRALDRGQLTLKRSDAYIGVMIDDLVTKGTNEPYRLLTSRAEYRLILRHDNADLRLTDKGRELGLISDDRYAAFEAKRTAIENELDRLGKIRIKPNAAVNQFLQEHHSGELKDGVLAADFLKRPEVSYADLMTFIPAPETPLERHIIEQVEIQIKYAGYIKKAEEQVDRLKKLEAKKIPDRIDYDAIDGLATEAHQKLKKIQPTTIAQASRISGVTPADIAILSVYIQQGRIAKVAN, encoded by the coding sequence ATGACAGAAGTAAAGGAATATACTGGCCGCGACTATGATGTCATTGTCGTTGGGGCCGGCCATGCGGGCGCTGAAGCGGCGTTAGCGGCTGCCCGGATGGGTAATCGCACCCTTTTAATGACGATTAACTTGGATATGGTAGCTTTCATGCCTTGTAATCCGTCAGTTGGTGGTCCGGCCAAAGGAATTGTCGTGCGTGAAATTGATGCGCTTGGTGGCGAAATGGGTCATAACATCGATAAGACGTACGTTCAAATGCGGATGCTAAATACGGGTAAAGGTCCAGCTGTCCGGGCTTTGCGGGCCCAAGCAGATAAGCATGCTTATCATTCTGAAATGAAGCATACCATTGAACAGGAACCCAACTTGACGTTACGCCAAGGTATTGTTGATGGCTTAATCGTTGAAGATGGTGTCTGCGAAGGCGTTATTACCAATACTGGTGCGCGCTATCGGGCTAAGAGTGTGGTGTTGACCACTGGGACAGCAGCTCGTGGCAAGATTATTATTGGCGAATTGATGTACTCATCGGGTCCGAATAATTCGCAACCCGCGATGAAGTTATCAGAAGATTTGGAACGGCTTGGTTTTGACCTTGAACGGTTCAAGACAGGAACCCCACCACGGGTTGATGGGACGACCATTGATTATAGTGTGACTGAAGAACAGCCTGGGGATAAGGATCCGCATCATTTTAGTTTTGAAACTAAAGATGAAGATTACATTGACTTAAAGCATCAGCTCTCATGTTGGTTAACTTATACGAACGAAACGACCCATCGGATTATCCGAGAAAATCTTGACCGTGCTCCGATGTTTACCGGGGTGATTGAAGGGGTTGGGCCACGGTATTGCCCATCAATTGAAGATAAGATTGTGCGGTTTGCTGATAAGAAACGGCATCAGTTGTTCTTAGAACCAGAAGGACGCAACACGGATGAATGGTACGTTCAAGGCCTTTCAACATCAATGCCAGAAGAAGTGCAACAACGGATTTTGCATTCAATTAAAGGTCTCGAAACGGCTGAGATGATGCGGCCCGGTTATGCTATTGAATATGATGTGGTAGCGCCCTATCAATTAAAGGCCACGCTAGAAACGAAACGGGTTAAGAATCTTTATACGGCTGGTCAAACCAATGGGACTTCCGGCTATGAAGAAGCTGCTGGTCAAGGGCTGATTGCCGGGATTAATGCTGGGTTACGGGCTTTAGACCGGGGTCAATTGACCTTGAAGCGCAGTGATGCATATATTGGGGTCATGATTGATGACTTGGTGACTAAGGGAACGAATGAACCTTATCGCTTATTGACGAGTCGGGCGGAATACCGGTTAATCTTACGGCATGATAATGCCGATTTACGGTTAACAGATAAGGGCCGGGAACTTGGGCTCATTAGTGATGACCGTTATGCTGCTTTTGAAGCTAAAAGAACCGCAATTGAAAATGAACTTGACCGTTTAGGCAAGATTAGAATTAAACCGAATGCTGCCGTCAATCAATTTTTACAGGAGCATCATTCAGGTGAATTAAAAGATGGCGTATTAGCGGCTGATTTCTTGAAACGACCAGAAGTGAGTTATGCTGATTTGATGACCTTTATACCAGCACCTGAAACACCTTTAGAACGGCATATTATTGAACAAGTTGAGATTCAAATCAAATATGCGGGTTACATTAAGAAGGCTGAGGAACAGGTTGATCGCTTGAAAAAACTAGAAGCTAAAAAGATTCCAGACCGGATTGATTATGATGCAATTGATGGATTAGCCACAGAAGCCCATCAAAAATTAAAGAAGATTCAACCAACGACGATTGCACAGGCTTCACGAATCAGTGGCGTTACGCCCGCTGATATTGCGATTTTGAGTGTTTATATTCAACAAGGTCGGATTGCCAAAGTTGCGAACTAA
- the mnmE gene encoding tRNA uridine-5-carboxymethylaminomethyl(34) synthesis GTPase MnmE yields MAVTTEFDTIAAISTPPGEGGISIIRVSGDQTLDVIAQIFKGKDLSQVHTHTINYGHIIDPETHQEIDEVMASVMRAPKTYTREDVIEINCHGGLVATNEILQLILSHGARMAEPGEFTKRAFLNGRLDLSQAEAVMDLIRAKTDKSMKVALNQLDGDLSTLIRHLRQDILDVLAQVEVNIDYPEYDAVEAMTTKMLKEKATEVGQSIGQLLATAKQGKVLREGLATAIIGRPNVGKSSLLNHLLHEDKAIVTDVAGTTRDVIEEYVNVRGVPLKLVDTAGIRDTDDKVEKIGVERSRKAIGAADLVLLVLDNSQPLTPEDEQLLRDTAASKRIVILNKTDLPAKLDQTALLKVVDASDVLNMSVLQQAGVDELEQRIAKMFFHEGIESSQNTVMVTNARHIGLLNQAKQALQDVQTGIATGMPVDLVQIDMTRCWEFLGQITGDSYENELLDQLFSQFCLGK; encoded by the coding sequence ATGGCAGTAACCACAGAATTTGATACAATCGCAGCAATTTCAACGCCACCTGGTGAAGGGGGGATTTCGATTATTCGCGTGAGCGGTGATCAGACCTTAGACGTCATTGCACAGATTTTCAAGGGCAAGGATCTTAGTCAGGTCCACACTCACACGATTAACTATGGGCATATTATTGACCCAGAAACCCATCAAGAAATTGATGAAGTCATGGCTTCCGTGATGCGGGCTCCCAAGACGTATACGCGTGAAGATGTCATTGAAATTAACTGTCACGGTGGTTTGGTCGCGACTAATGAAATTTTACAATTGATTTTGAGTCATGGTGCGCGGATGGCTGAACCTGGTGAATTTACCAAACGGGCCTTTCTTAATGGCCGGCTGGACTTGTCACAGGCCGAAGCCGTGATGGATTTGATTCGGGCTAAGACTGATAAATCCATGAAGGTGGCCTTAAATCAGCTTGATGGAGATCTTTCTACCTTGATTCGTCACTTACGTCAAGATATCTTAGACGTGTTAGCGCAAGTCGAAGTGAATATTGACTATCCCGAATATGATGCCGTTGAAGCAATGACGACTAAGATGCTAAAAGAAAAAGCAACCGAAGTCGGCCAAAGTATTGGTCAGTTACTCGCCACGGCGAAGCAAGGTAAAGTCTTGCGTGAAGGCCTGGCAACGGCGATTATCGGCCGGCCGAATGTGGGTAAGTCGAGTTTATTGAACCACTTACTGCACGAAGATAAAGCGATTGTCACGGATGTCGCTGGGACAACGCGTGATGTGATTGAAGAATATGTCAATGTGCGCGGTGTGCCGTTGAAGTTAGTCGACACGGCTGGGATTCGTGATACGGATGACAAAGTCGAAAAAATCGGTGTTGAACGCAGTCGTAAAGCGATTGGGGCCGCTGACTTGGTCTTATTAGTTCTCGACAATAGCCAACCATTGACACCCGAAGATGAACAGTTATTACGTGATACGGCGGCTTCTAAACGCATCGTTATCTTGAATAAGACTGATTTGCCAGCGAAATTGGACCAAACGGCCTTATTAAAAGTGGTTGATGCCAGCGACGTGCTAAACATGTCTGTGTTACAACAAGCAGGCGTCGATGAGCTGGAGCAACGAATTGCGAAGATGTTCTTCCATGAAGGCATCGAAAGTAGTCAAAATACGGTCATGGTTACCAATGCTCGGCATATTGGCTTGTTAAATCAAGCCAAGCAAGCCTTGCAAGACGTTCAGACTGGGATTGCCACAGGGATGCCGGTGGACCTAGTTCAAATTGACATGACTCGTTGTTGGGAATTTCTCGGTCAAATTACCGGGGATAGTTATGAAAATGAATTATTAGATCAATTATTTAGCCAGTTCTGCTTAGGCAAGTAG